GGCGGCCCGGCCAGCCGAGGCGCGCGACGATCTCGCCCAGGCGGGCGGCGTTGCGGTCGTGCACGGCCTGCATGGCCGGGTGGTAGCCGTCGAAGAGCGTCCCGTCGGCGGCGAGGGCGGCCCGGACGGCCTGGTCCTCGGCCGCCATCGCCAGGAGTTCGGCCCGCAGGGCCTCATCCCGATCCATCGGTCAGGCCAGCAGCTTCTCGACGACCTCGCCGTGGACGTCGGTGAGGCGGAACTGGCGGCCCTGCGACTTGAACGTCAGCCGGGTGTGGTCGAAGCCCAGGAGGTGCATGAGCGTCGCCTGGAGGTCGTGGACGTGGACCGCGTCCTCGACGACGTGGAAGCCCAGGTCGTCGGTCCGGCCGATGGTCTGGCCCCCCTTGATCCCGCCGCCGGCCATCCACATCGTGAACGCCTGGGGGTGGTGGTCGCGGCCCATGCTGCGGCCGAGCGCGGCGTTGGACTCGACCATCGGCGTGCGGCCGAACTCGCCGCCCCAGACGACCAGGGTGTCTTCCAGCAGGCCCCGCTGCTTGAGGTCCATGACGAGCGCCGCGGCCCCGCGGTCGGTCTGGCCGCACTGGTTCTTGAGGCCGCCGGCGACGTCGGAGTGGTGGTCCCAGCCCTCGTGGAAGAGGTTGACGAACCGCACCCCGCGCTCGACCAGGCGGCGGGCGAGCAGGCAGTTGAGCGCGAACGAGGGCTTGCCCGGCTCGACGCCGTACAGGGCGAGCGTCGCGGGCGACTCGCCGGCGAGGTCCATCAATTCGGGGGCGCTGGCCTGCATGCGGAAGGCCATCTCGTACGCGCTGATGCGGGTGGCGATCTCGGGGTCGCCGACGGCGCCGAGGTGGTCGCGGTTGAGGTCGCGGATCAGGTCGAGCGAGTCGCGGTCGAAGCGGCGGTCGACCCCCGCCGGGCTGGCGACGTCGAGGATCGGATCCCCCTTGGACCGGAAGGGGACGCCCTGGTACGAGGTGGGCAGGAAGCCGCTCGACCAGAGCGAGGCGCCGCCGCTCAGGCCGCTGCCCGACGAGAAGACGACGAACCCCGGCAGGTCGGTCGACTCGCTCCCCAGGCCGTAGACCGTCCAGGCGCCGATGCTGGGCCGCCCCGGGAACGGCGAGCCGGTGTTGAGGAAGATCTGCGCCGGGGCGTGGTTGAACTGGTCGGTGTGCAGCGACTTGACGATGGCGATCTCGTCGACGACCTTCGCCAGGTTCGGCAGCATCTCCGACAGCTCGGCCCCCGACGCGCCGTGCCTGGCGAAGCGGTAGCGCGAGGACATCAGGCTGGCGTCGGGCCGGATGAAGGCGTAGCGCTGGTCCTTGACGACCTCGGGCGGGATCGGCTTGCCGTCGTGCCGCGTCAGCTCGGGCTTGGCGTCGAACAGGTCGAGCTGGCTGGGGGCGCCGGCCATGAACAGGAAGATCACCCGCTTCGCCTTCGGGGCGAAATGCGGGGCCCGGGGCGCGAGCGGGTCGGCCGTCGCCGGCCTCGCGACGTCGGCCTCGCCCGCGAGGGAGCGCCCCTGGGCCTCCATCAGCATCGACGCCAGGGCGATCTTGCCGACGCCCACGCCGCAGTCGCGGAAGAAATGCCGGCGCGTCCGGGCCAGGTTCCACGCGGCGATGCGATCAAGCTCGGGATTGCGTGACATCCGACGCCTCGCTGTGCGGTTGGCGGATTCGTGCGGTCGACCCATCGATCATTATGGCGACTCCCGGGCCGATCGACCACCACGCGGCCCCCGCCGAGGCCGCGCGGCGACATCGGGGCGACGGGCCCGACGCCGACGATCCGGGGGGCCGGGATGGCAGCCATGCCGGCCCGGCTTACCCCGAGGGCCGTCGATCCGCCCGTCAAAAAGTCGTGACCAACCTATGCCGCGAGGGAGGAAGGCCGGCCCCGCAGGGGCCGGACGAGGGGGAGGTCGCGCGCGGGGGCCGTCGCCATTCGAAATGAGGCCGATCGTCACGCCGGCGGCCGACTCGCGCGTCCTCGCCTTCATCCGGCGGCGGGGACGACCTTCGGGAATGGTCTCCAGGTCCGTCAAAGATCCGAGATCTCCCGCGGCGGCAGGGCGGCCCTCAGGGCGTTCAGCACGGCGAGGACGTCGATGACCTCCTGGCTGATCGCCCCGGCGACCGGGCTCAGGTTTCCGGTCGCCGCGAAGGCCATGCCGACGAGGCTCAGGGCCATGCCGCCCACCGCGCTCTGGAGGGCGATCGCGCGCATGCGGCGGCTGATGTGCATGAACTCGTCGACCTTCGCGATGGAGTCGTCCATGACGACGACGCCCGCCGCCTCGGCGGCCACGTCGCTGTTCTGGCCGATCGCCATGCCGACGGTGGCGGCCATCATGGCCGGGGCGTCGTTGACGCCGTCGCCGACGTAGAGCGTCTTCGCCCTCGCGGTCTCGTCGCGGACGATGGCCAGCTTCTCCTCGGGGCTCTTCTCGGCCTCGATCACGGTGATGCCGACCTGGCCGGCCAGGTGGCGGACCTCGGATTCGCGATCGCCCGACACGATCATCAGCCGATCGAACTGGTGCCGGGGCCCCAGGTGCTTGATGAACGACCGGCTCTCGGCGCGCGGGGCGTCGCGGAACCGCAGGGTCGCCGCGTAACGGTCGTCGATCGCCACCACGCACTCCAGCCCCCCGGCGGCGGGAGCGACCTGGTCGACGCCCGCGATCCCCTGGGCGATGAGCTTGCCGCGGCTCGTGATCTGCAATCGGCGGCCGGAGACGGTCCCGAGCAGCCCCCGGCCCGGCTTCTCGCCCACCTCGACGGCCTCGGCGAGCGCGAGCCCGGCTTCCTCCGCGGCCCTGAGGACGGCCCGCGCCAGCGGATGCTTGGAGTACCGCTCCAGACTCGCCACGAGGCTCAGCACCTCGTCGGTGTCGAAGCCGGGCGCGACGAGGCGTTCGGTGAGCTTCGGTTCGCCGTACGTCAAGGTCCCGGTCTTGTCGAAGATCGCGGTCCGGCACTCGGCGATCTGCTCGAGCACGACGGGGCTCTTGATGATGATGGCCCGCCGGGCGCAGAGGGAGATGGAGCCGATGACGGCGATCGGGATGGCGATGAGCAGCGGGCAGGGCGTGGCGATCACCAGCACCGCCAGGAAGCGGACCGGGTCGCCGCTCAGCGCCCACGCCGCGAGGGCCACCGCGATCGCGATCGGGGTGTAGATCGCCCCCAGGCGATCGCCGAGCCGACGCAGTCGCGGACGCTTCTCCTCGGACTCGCGCATGACGTCCATGATCCGTGCGAACCGCGAGTCGGCGGCCCGTCGGGTCGCCCGGATGGTCAGGGCCGAATCGCCGTTGATCGCGCCCGAGATGACCGTCGAGCCGGTGGTCTTCCGCATCTGGAACGGCTCGCCCGTGAGGAACGACTCGTCCATCAGGCCGCGGCCCTCGACGACCACGCCGTCGACGGGACAGACGTCGTGCGGGAAGATCACGAGCGCGTCCCCGGCGGCGACGTCGGCCAGGGCCACGTCGAGGATCCGCCCGCCTTCCTTCCGGTGGGCGATCGAGGGCGTCCGCCTGGCCAGCGCGGCCAGGACCGACGACGCGCTCCGCAAGGCGTAGCCTTCGAGGGCCTCCCCCCCCGCCAGCATCAGGACGATGATCGAGCCCGCCAGGTACTCGCCCAGGAGCACCGACGTGATGATCGAGACGCCCCCCAGCAGGTCGGATCCGAATTCCCGCCTCCAGACCTTCTGGAGCAGCTCATAAAGGAGGGGAACCCCGCCCAGCACCAGCGTCGCCAGCAACGGGAGCTGGTAAGCCGTCGGGCTCGCGCGGAGGGCGAAGCGGAGCGCGAGGTGCAAGAGGATCGCCAGGATGCTGAAGGCCGCGATGACCGTGGTCTTGCGGCGTCGGGCGGCGGCGAGCCCGTCCCGCCACAAGTTCTTCGCCTTCGGTTCCTGATCGGCCGTCGGGGGATCCGTCGCCTTGACGATCATGGCCGCGGAAATCCTGAGGAGCGCCCGTGTCGCCGGCCGCGCCCGCGGGGCCTGCCGTACGTCGAAGGCCCCGGGCCCGTTCCGGAGGAGCGTCAGCTCGCACCCTACGCCGCCCCGGCCGCCATCACAAGGACCTCCCCGCCCCGCGGCCGGCGATCAACGACGGTAGAGGAACGGGGCGTGCGACCAGCTCCAATGGTCTCGGGGCTGGACCTGGTTCCAGCGGTGGGCCTCGAAGGCGACGCAGGGGACGTGGACCAGGAAGGCCGCCAGCGCGAGCCCGCCCAGCAGCGCGACGCCGCGCCGGCGAGCCGCCAGCGCGGCGGCCGCGGGCGTCGCCAGCAGGGCGAGCAAGGGGACGACGTCCGTCGCCAGCCTCGAGCCGTAGCAATACCCCCCGGGCCAGTCCCACCAGGCCGCGATCATGACCACGTGGAGCGTCACGGCGGCCAGGCCGAAGGCGCGCCAGCCGGGCGGCCCCGCGAGCACCTCGCGCCGGCCTCGGATCGCCCGCAGCATCCAGGCGACGACCCCGGCGACCGCCAGGATCGCCCAGGGCTGGTACACGAAGATCCCCCGCCCGGGGCTGAACAGGACGCCGAGCGTCGGCCGCAGGGCGAAGAACGACCAGAGCGCGGCGGTCGAGTGGTTGTTGATCGTCGCCGGGCCCAGCAGGTTGTGATAGACCGACCAGTAGAAGAGCTGCCAGGGCGCCAGCGAGAGCACGCCGAAGAGGCCCAGCCACAGCCCCCGCCGCGGCGAGCGGATCAGGACCCACAGGCCGAACACGCCGAACAGCAGCGCGGCCGTCGGCCGGCACGAGAGCATCTGCGCCAGGGCGAACCCCTGGAAGGCCGTCCCGCGTCGGCCCGGCTCGCCCCGGGCGGCGAACTCGACGAGGAGCGCCGCGAGCAGCCACGCGACGACGCCCCCGTGCTGCCAGAGCCCCAGGCCGACGGTCGTGAACAGGCTGCTTCCGGTCGCCAGGAAGAGGGTCGTCGCGACCGCCCCCCGGGTCGATCCCAGCCGGGTCGCGGTCAGGAAGAAGAGCCCCAGCGCCAGGGCCGCGACGGCCGATCCGGTCGCCTTCTCCAGGTACTGGAGCGTCCGCGTCGAATCCAGGTCGGCCCCCAGCGCGTACGCCGGCGCGACGGCCGCCAGGGCGAACGGGACCATCCCCGGCGGGTACGTCGAGACGATGCAGCCGTCGACCACCTGGAAGCAGTAGCACGAGGTCCCGTCCGGCCCGCGCAGCAGGGGCGGCCGCAGGCCCTCGAACTCGGCCAGGTCGACGTCGCCGTCGCGCAGCAGGCTGACGGCCGTCGGCACCACGGGCCGCGTGTCGAACGTCCCCAGCTGCGTGCCGTTCGCGGCCTCGAACAGGAAGAACGGACCCGCCGCGAACGCCAGCGCCGCCCGCCAGGGGAGCGTGCCGCCGCCCTCGGCCCACGCCTCCACCTCGCGCCACGCGCGGCCCGACCAGTCGCGGACGCGGCGGCGGTACGCGGGGCTGATCGCGAATCGGGCGGCCGCCGCGACCGGGCCGAGCAGCGGACCGAACCGCGCGTTCGTCCCCGCCCGCAGCCAGGCCGCCGTCCCCGCCAGGGCGACGGCCCAGATCAGGGCGTCCAGCGCGACGGCCGACCGCGGCCGGGCGGCCCCGACCCGCGCCGCGAACCGCCGCGACGGCCGCGCCGCGGATTCACGAACCGTCGCGGCACCGCGATCGAGCCCATCCATAAGCCTGACGCCTCGGCCGAAACCCCCGAACGAAGCCCGCGGACGCCCTATCCTGATCGACCCGCCCGCCCGAGCCCGTGAGCGCATCGGGCCGTCCCGCGACGCCGTCGGGCTCGCCGGCGGAATAATCGGCAGGACGCGCGCTCGTGAATGCGGTCGGATCGACGCGACGATCCCGGTCGCGCCCAGGACGCTCGATCACGCCGGTCGCGCCGATTTTCCTTGCATATGAGAATTCAGCCGACTTGTAATGTCTCTGAATGAACCCGGGGCGGACGCCGGCGGAAAGAGGTCACCCTTCACCAGGAGGACGCACATGGAGACGCGACGACTTGGCAATCAGGGTCTGGTCGTCTCCAGGCTGGGCCTCGGCTGCATGGGCATGAGCGACGCCTACGGGCCCGCCGACGAGGCCGAGTCGATCGCGACCATCCACCGGGCGATCGAGCTGGGAATCACCCTCTTCGACACGTCGGACGCCTACGGCCCGTTCACCAACGAGGAGCTGGTCGGCAAGGCGATCGGCGACCGGCGCGACCGGGTGAGCGTGGCCACGAAGTTCGGCTTCGTGGGCGGCACGGACGGCAAGGGAGGCGGGAGCATCGACGGCCGGCCGGAGTACGTGCGCGAGGCCTGCGAGGGATCGCTCCGGCGGCTCGGGGTCGACCACATCGACCTCTACTACCAGCACCGCGTCGATCCCAACGTCCCCATCGAGGAGACCGTCGGCGCGATGGCGGAGCTGGTGCGCCAGGGGAAGGTCAAATATCTCGGCCTTTGCGAGGCGGCGTCGGAGACCATCCGCCGGGCGCACGCCGTCCACCCGATCACCGCCCTCCAGACCGAATATTCGCTGTGGAGCCGCGATCCCGAGGACGACGTCCTCCCCACCGTCCGGGAGTTGGGGATCGGTTACGTCGCCTACAGCCCCCTCGGGCGGGGCTTCCTGACCGGCCGGCTGCGACGCTTCGAGGACCTGGCGCCGGACGACTGGCGTCGGCACAGGCCTCGCTTCCAGGGGGCGAACTTCCAGAAGAACCTCGAACTCGTGGACCGGGTGAAGGAGATCGCCGCGTCGAAAGGCGCGACGCCCGCCCAGCTGGCGCTGGCCTGGCTCCTCGCCCAGGAGGGCGTGGTCCCCATCCCCGGCACCAAGCGGCGCCGGAACCTGGAGGAGAACGCGGCCGCAACCGACATCTCGCTCACCGCCGACGACCTGAGACGGATCGAGGAGGCGGCCCCGAAGGGCGCGGCCGTCGGGGCGCGCTATGAGGACATGAGCGGGGTCGGGCGCTAAGCTCGACGCTCCGGGGCGCGCGGCCGTGGAACGCGCGGCCGGATCCGGTAGCATCGAGGCTCGTGGGGAGAGGTCGAAACGTCGGGCCGGGGGACGGATGATGGACGCGACGCCGGTGGTTCCCGGTCTCTGGCAGGTGAAGCTCGGCTTCGTCAACGCCTTCATCCTCGACGCCGGCGACGGCCTGGCCCTGATCGACGCCGGCGTCCCGGGCGGCGCGCCGGAGATCCTCGACGCCGTCCGCGCGATCGGCGGGCGGCCCGACGACGTCCGCCGCATCCTGGTGACGCACTGCCACAGCGACCACTCGGGGAGCCTGGCCGAGCTGAAGCGCGAGACCGGCGCCCCGGCCGTCATGCACCCCGTCGACGCGGCGATGGTCCGCGAAGGTCGGGCGATCCGCCCGCTCACCCCCGCGCCCGGCCTGATCAACGCCCTGGTCTGCCGGTTCCTGATCGGCGCGGCCCCCACGACGGTCGAGCCCGCCGAGATCGAGGTCGAGGTCGAGGACGGCGACGCGCTCCCCGGCGGCCTGCGGGCGATCCACGTTCCGGGCCACTGCGCCGGCCAGGTCGCCTTCCTCTGGGCCGAGCACGGCGGCGTGCTGATCGCGGCCGACGTCGCCGCGAACGTCTTCGGCCTGGCGCTCAGCCCCATGTACGAGGACATCGAGGCGGGCCGACGGAGCCTGAGCAAGCTCGCCGGCCTGGAGTTCGAGGTCGCCTGCTTCGGCCACGGCAAGCCGATCCCGTCCGGCGCGTCGCGCCTCTTCGCGCGGAAATGGCCGGCGGCCCAGACGGCGAGCCGGTAGCACGCCTCGGCCTCGAAACGCCGCGAGCATTCCGGGCGGAAAGCGCCGAAAACGTTTGGCGTCCGCCTGCGCCGCGGATAGGATCAGGAGCGCACGTCGCTTCACATCACCCGAGCGGATCCGGATCGCCGCGACGGCCCCGGGGATCTCAGCTCACGAGAGGCGCGCGAATGAGACCGACGACCTGGCTCCTGATCATGGCGACGGCGTCCGCCTGCGCGGGGTGCGGCCGGCAAGACGCGGAACAGCCGCCGCGCGAGGCGCCCGGGCCCGCGTCCGCCGACCCGCCGCCGACGGCCGAGCGAGGAGACCGCCCGATGGCCGGCCGGAACGACGACCTGGCGGGGCTCGCCGCCGAATCGCCCTTCATCTTCGTGGGCAAGGCGTCCGCGGCGGCCGCCGAGAAGGATGCGCGGGGCCTGATCATCACCCGCAACAAGTTCGCCGTCGAGCGCGTCGTCGTCGGCGACCCGGCGACGAAGGACGTCGTCCTGACGACCCTGGGCGGGACGCTGGGCGCCGAGACGACGACGGTGTCGGGCATGCCGACGTTCGCGGCGGGCCGGACGTACCTCGTCTTCACCGACCTGAAGCGCACCGCGTACAACCCGATCACCGGGAATCGTCGGGGCGTCTTCCGCATCGTCGACGGCGCCGTCTATTCGTACGAGGGCCGGCCGGTCGTCGGCGTGGAGGGGGGGCGGGCCCGGACGGGCGACGCGGTCGCCGAGGAACCGGGCGAGGGCCAGGCCCGCGAGAAGGCCGCCCCGACGGCCGACGACCCCAAGACCAGCGGCTCGATCGTCTCGGCCGAACGCGCGGCCGCCGACGGGGCGGGGGCGCCGATGCGGCTCGACGACTTCCTCAAGGCCGTCCCCATCGTCGCGGGCCGATAGCCCGCATCCCGGAGGATCGTTCCATGACGAATCGCAAGCGCGTCCTCGCGGCGGTCCTCTTCGGGATCGGCTCGCTGGCCGTCTCGACGGCCTCCGCCTACGTCTACTGCGGCTTCCACGACCGCCGGTACCAGATGCGGGCCTACCACTTCAACTCGGTCTTCTGGGTCGACCAGCTCGTCGCCGAGGCCGAGAAGTGGAACCGCGTGCATCCGGTCCTCAGCATCGACCGCACCCTCAGCCGGACCATCCCGGTGGGCAAGGACGGCCAGAGCGTGATGGGCTGGCTCTCCGAGGCCGACCTGAACCGCGCGTACGGCCTCTCGTGGGTCGGCAGCGTGGGCTGGACCATCACGACGACCGACGGCCGATGCGGGCGGTTCCTCGAATCCGACATGTTCTTCAACCCGGCCGTCACCCTGTTCACGCCCCAGACGACCGTGCCCTACAGCCTGGGCTTCCAGGAGATCGCGCTCCACGAGCTGGGCCACGCGGTGACCCTGGACCACGAGGACGGCGGCCTCTCGGTCATGACGACGAACAACGCGGTGAGCGACGTCCTGCATCACAACGACAAGGTCGGCTGGATCCGGTCCGCGGCGCAGAAGTTCAACCCCCTGCCCACCCCGCGCGACGACATGGGCGTCTTCCCCATCCGCAACGGCGCGGGCTCGAAGATCTACAGCACCCTCTCGCCCGCCACGGTCGCCCGCGGCGCGGATGTGACGATCCAGAACTTCAGCGTGGAGAACCTCAGCTCCGTCTTCCCGTTCGAGAACCCCACCTACCGACTGGTTTTGGAAGAGGTGAGCTCGGGGGCGGCGACCGACCTCGGCACCTTCTTCTGGGGACGGTTCGAGCCCTTCACCGGCTGGTCCGGGAACCTCACGTACACGGTGCCGTCGAGCGTCGCCCCGTCGCAGTACCGCGTCGTCGCGATCTTCCAGGGCCAGGACGGCGACGCCACCAACGATCGCGCCGTCTTCGGGACCATCCGGGTCCGATAGACGGAGAGGCGGCCTCGCCCCGGACCCGACCTCGACGAAGGCCGGTCCGAGCCGAGCGAAGCCATGGGACGAAGGGGCGGGAAGGGCGGCGTCGGCGCGACCCTTCCCGCCGGCGCGCCAGGTCGGGCGGGATCCCGAAAGGGGGAGGCGGGAGCCCGGGCCTGGCGGGGACGAGGCCCTGTCAGGTGTTCCTGGTGCCGAAGACGCCGCCCAGGGGGCCGAACGCCGCGACGTAGGAAGGCAGGATCCCCGTGACGCCGTGCGACCCGATCGCGAGGGCCTGGGTGCGGACGGCCTGCATGTTCGCCTGGAGTTCGGCGGGCGTCGTGGCGTTGCCGATGGCGTTCTCCATCAGCTCGGCGACCGAGAGGGCCCCTTCCGCGGGGTCGGTCAGCGCGGGGTTGAGGCTCGTCAGGGCGGTCTGGTTGGAGAGGCCGACCCCGCCGGTGGGGTTCGTCGCGCCCAGGCCGCGGCCGTAGGGCAACTTGATTTCCAGGGCGCTCATCCGGGCGTCGAGGTTCGCCAGGCCCGTGCCGGCCTGGTACTGGTAGCTCTGGGCGCCCATGCCGTAGGTGCCCAGGCCGACCTTGGCGTAGAAGGCGTCGGTGAAGCCGTGCTGGCGGTTGTAGACGTTCGTCACGTTCCGGATGAAGCTCGTGATGGCGACGTCCACGTCGTGCTGCACGGTCGCGTAGGTCCGGCTGGTGAGGACGAACGCCCCCTTCAGGCCCAGGGTGTTGGCGCCGCCCAGGGCGGCCGGGAACGAGAAGCCGCTCAGGAGGGCGCGCTCTTCCATCGGCGCCAGGCGGTCGGGAACGAATTGATGCTTCTTCATGTGATTCCCTCCCATGTCAGGACCGGGATCGGGGGGGCGACCTCGCCTCCCCGCACGTCCGGGCGAGCTTCGTCGCGTCCGCCGGACTTGCGAGCGAGCCGCCCGAATCGAGCGGCGTAAACCCCTTCTCATCCTTCTCTCGCCCGCTGGACGGCCACAATTACCACCATGAATAACGCCACGCAATGAGTTTGCGGGTTTTTCTCGATGCGCGCTTAGTCCTTAGGGCGCAGCAGGATAATCATCATAGAATAGAATTGGATGATGACCCGCGAATCCACGCGATGAGCGCATCGCCGTGAATTGCGCGATTGCGCGCCACGCGGGGTCGACGTGGGCCGACGGCCGGCGCCGCCGCAGGACGTTCGACGTCCTCCCGGATCCGGTCGCCCTGGAAGCGGCGAATCTTCGCGGCCGACGCGGGCCCGACCCCCGAAGAGAAGACGCGGAATCTCGGCGCCCTGCGCCCTCGTCTTCGCCGCCGGCCGTCTCTCCCCACGCCGAGGCCCGATCGAGCCTTGATTCATCTGAGGACGCCGTCAAGTAT
The DNA window shown above is from Paludisphaera mucosa and carries:
- a CDS encoding DUF1501 domain-containing protein yields the protein MSRNPELDRIAAWNLARTRRHFFRDCGVGVGKIALASMLMEAQGRSLAGEADVARPATADPLAPRAPHFAPKAKRVIFLFMAGAPSQLDLFDAKPELTRHDGKPIPPEVVKDQRYAFIRPDASLMSSRYRFARHGASGAELSEMLPNLAKVVDEIAIVKSLHTDQFNHAPAQIFLNTGSPFPGRPSIGAWTVYGLGSESTDLPGFVVFSSGSGLSGGASLWSSGFLPTSYQGVPFRSKGDPILDVASPAGVDRRFDRDSLDLIRDLNRDHLGAVGDPEIATRISAYEMAFRMQASAPELMDLAGESPATLALYGVEPGKPSFALNCLLARRLVERGVRFVNLFHEGWDHHSDVAGGLKNQCGQTDRGAAALVMDLKQRGLLEDTLVVWGGEFGRTPMVESNAALGRSMGRDHHPQAFTMWMAGGGIKGGQTIGRTDDLGFHVVEDAVHVHDLQATLMHLLGFDHTRLTFKSQGRQFRLTDVHGEVVEKLLA
- a CDS encoding heavy metal translocating P-type ATPase translates to MIVKATDPPTADQEPKAKNLWRDGLAAARRRKTTVIAAFSILAILLHLALRFALRASPTAYQLPLLATLVLGGVPLLYELLQKVWRREFGSDLLGGVSIITSVLLGEYLAGSIIVLMLAGGEALEGYALRSASSVLAALARRTPSIAHRKEGGRILDVALADVAAGDALVIFPHDVCPVDGVVVEGRGLMDESFLTGEPFQMRKTTGSTVISGAINGDSALTIRATRRAADSRFARIMDVMRESEEKRPRLRRLGDRLGAIYTPIAIAVALAAWALSGDPVRFLAVLVIATPCPLLIAIPIAVIGSISLCARRAIIIKSPVVLEQIAECRTAIFDKTGTLTYGEPKLTERLVAPGFDTDEVLSLVASLERYSKHPLARAVLRAAEEAGLALAEAVEVGEKPGRGLLGTVSGRRLQITSRGKLIAQGIAGVDQVAPAAGGLECVVAIDDRYAATLRFRDAPRAESRSFIKHLGPRHQFDRLMIVSGDRESEVRHLAGQVGITVIEAEKSPEEKLAIVRDETARAKTLYVGDGVNDAPAMMAATVGMAIGQNSDVAAEAAGVVVMDDSIAKVDEFMHISRRMRAIALQSAVGGMALSLVGMAFAATGNLSPVAGAISQEVIDVLAVLNALRAALPPREISDL
- a CDS encoding aldo/keto reductase, yielding METRRLGNQGLVVSRLGLGCMGMSDAYGPADEAESIATIHRAIELGITLFDTSDAYGPFTNEELVGKAIGDRRDRVSVATKFGFVGGTDGKGGGSIDGRPEYVREACEGSLRRLGVDHIDLYYQHRVDPNVPIEETVGAMAELVRQGKVKYLGLCEAASETIRRAHAVHPITALQTEYSLWSRDPEDDVLPTVRELGIGYVAYSPLGRGFLTGRLRRFEDLAPDDWRRHRPRFQGANFQKNLELVDRVKEIAASKGATPAQLALAWLLAQEGVVPIPGTKRRRNLEENAAATDISLTADDLRRIEEAAPKGAAVGARYEDMSGVGR
- a CDS encoding MBL fold metallo-hydrolase, whose product is MDATPVVPGLWQVKLGFVNAFILDAGDGLALIDAGVPGGAPEILDAVRAIGGRPDDVRRILVTHCHSDHSGSLAELKRETGAPAVMHPVDAAMVREGRAIRPLTPAPGLINALVCRFLIGAAPTTVEPAEIEVEVEDGDALPGGLRAIHVPGHCAGQVAFLWAEHGGVLIAADVAANVFGLALSPMYEDIEAGRRSLSKLAGLEFEVACFGHGKPIPSGASRLFARKWPAAQTASR